A portion of the Lolium rigidum isolate FL_2022 chromosome 1, APGP_CSIRO_Lrig_0.1, whole genome shotgun sequence genome contains these proteins:
- the LOC124685162 gene encoding LOW QUALITY PROTEIN: SUPPRESSOR OF ABI3-5-like (The sequence of the model RefSeq protein was modified relative to this genomic sequence to represent the inferred CDS: inserted 2 bases in 1 codon; substituted 1 base at 1 genomic stop codon) has protein sequence MDRGRYGPHHGWENNSAPDGYGVINEPDFRAGGSYSGRRYVDEGFPSDRRGAFGQDIHDRNMYALPPSAGTMWSQPRRNSDEDFATAKDYRRNKRVGSRDRGEFGAQFEDRYQSREDSFERDHQYGRYSCDSDFEKGRRESSWRRHDSFEHERERKGLSHERDGSPYARHSRSRSRGHDNRSRSRSRSRSPRGKSHSRSQRDGYDDNRFDRRREQDWDERRHDDIVAPSATVVLKGLSQKTNEDDLYQILAEWGPLRSVRVIKERPSGVSRGFAFIDFPTVEAARKMMDSTGDNGLLIDGRQIFFEYSSKPPGGDSLEHVTRPTYGRRNISAPCDWICTICGCMNFARRMSCFQCNEPRTDDAPPADAASSTQPFGKRGSELGPTHVLVVRGLEENADEEMLRYEFAKHAPIKDIRLVRDKFTHVSRGFAFVHFHSVEDATKALEATNGIRHEKNGQVLRVAYAKSTHGPASGSSQSNNLAAAAIEAASFAQQYDAVGWAPKEYNAEDKQNSNSESQKDDSAPQSGFVWDEKSGYYFDSSSGFYYDGNTGLYYDSNVGVWYSYDQKSQQYVPCNESNNSKATGDTVNESVKIPESNSGKKVVISAPAATVKQSEKTSLPEAVQAAANAALAAEKKEKEKAKEIKLASKISLLANKKKMNNVLAMWKQRNQEGQAAQSTFDDKEPTRSVADKLNSSPSGIGFSLKPKPKSDVGNPSXXVAGYNSLGRGTDGSQILDSDIKPRPVSNSLGTTVMGVIRGSGRGAIKSDTTFHVSSDVGGSNYSSNITTRTSEITANAETHTPAPFKTDLSSLGSYSSSGVSGSAKRRFSEAPGQSQYRDRAAERRSLYGLSSSLSNDGLDTTGDYPSRKGSSEMGSMPFPPGVGERSVGEIDNTENYEVITADRAIDENNVGNRILRNMGWQEGLGLGKNGSGIKEPVQAKSGDVRAGLGSQQKKAADPTLEAQAGDSYKTIIQKKAIARFREMS, from the exons ATGGACCGTGGGCGTTATGGTCCACATcatggatgggagaacaacagt GCACCTGATGGGTATGGTGTCATTAATGAGCCAGACTTTAG GGCTGGTGGATCCTACAGTGGTAGGAGATATGTGGATGAAGGATTTCCTAGCGATCGAAGGGGTGCGTTTGGTCAAGATATACATGATAGAAATATGTATGCACTACCACCCTCTGCTGGCACGATGTGGTCTCAGCCTCGAAGAAATTCTGATGAGGATTTTGCAACTGCCAAAGATTACAGAAG GAACAAAAGGGTTGGAAGTAGAGATAGAGGGGAGTTTGGTGCTCAGTTTGAAGACCGCTACCAAAGCAGAGAGGACAGCTTTGAAAGAGATCATCAATATGGCCGTTACAGCTGTGATTCAGACTTTGAgaagggaaggagagagagtagctGGAGAAGACATGATTCGTTTGAGCATGAACGTGAAAGGAAGGGGTTAAGCCATGAAAGAGATGGTAGCCCATATGCTCGTCATAGCCGTTCTCGGTCACGTGGGCATGATAACCGATCAAGATCTCGGTCAAGATCAAGGTCTCCGCGTGGCAAAAGTCATAGTCGGAGCCAAAGAGATGGTTATGATGATAATCGCTTTGACAGAAGAAGAGAACAGGACTGGGATGAAAGAAGGCATGATGATATAGTG GCACCATCTGCGACTGTTGTTCTTAAGGGTCTGTCCCAGAAGACCAATGAAGATGACCTATATCAGATTCTT GCTGAGTGGGGCCCTCTTCGTAGTGTGCGCGTGATCAAGGAGCGACCCTCTGGCGTTTCTAGGGGATTTGCTTTTATTGACTTCCCTACTGTG GAAGCTGCCCGCAAAATGATGGATAGTACGGGAGACAATGGCCTTCTGATTGATGGTAGGCAGATATTTTTCGAGTACAG TAGTAAGCCACCtggtggggattctcttgaacatGTTACAAGGCCTACATATGGGCGCAGGAACATATCCGCACCATGTGATTGGATATGTACTATATGTGGCTGTATGAATTTTGCCCGCAGAATGTCCTGTTTTCAG TGCAATGAGCCACGTACGGACGATGCTCCACCAGCTGATGCAGCATCTTCCACTCAACCATTTGGAAAACGGGGATCTGAACTAG GTCCAACTCATGTTTTAGTTGTTCGTGGCCTGGAAGAAAATGCTGATGAGGAAATGCTTCGATATGAATTTGCTAAGCATGCGCCAATAAAG GACATCCGGCTTGTTCGGGACAAATTTACTCATGTGTCTAGAGGTTTTGCATTCGTCCATTTTCATTCG GTCGAAGATGCTACGAAAGCCCTTGAAGCTACAAATGGAATTAGACACGAGAAAAATGGTCAGGTGCTACGCGTAGCCTATGCTAAAAGCACACATGGacctgcatcggggtcttcacagTCAAACAATCTTGCCGCAGCAGCCATCGAGGCTGCGTCATTTGCACAGCAG TATGATGCTGTGGGTTGGGCTCCAAAAGAGTACAATGCTGAGGACAAACAGAACAGCAATTCGGAATCTCAGAAAGATGATTCCGCTCCACAGTCAGGATTTGTTTGGGACGAAAAGTCGGGCTATTACTTTGATTCTTCTTCTGGATTCTATTATGATGGAAATACTG GTCTTTACTATGACAGCAATGTTGGAGTTTGGTATTCGTATGATCAAAAAAGTCAACAGTATGTCCCGTGTAACGAAAGCAACAACAGTAAGGCAACTGGGGACACAGTCAATGAAAGTGTGAAGATCCCTGAAAGTAACAGTGGTAAAAAGGTGGTGATTTCTGCACCAGCAGCCACAGTTAAACAAAGTGAGAAAACTTCATTGCCTGAGGCTGTTCAAGCTGCGGCCAATGCAGCGCTAGCtgctgaaaagaaagaaaaagagaaagcaaAGGAGATAAAGCTGGCTTCAAAAATTAGTCTCTTAGCCAATAAGAAGAAGATGAACAATGTCCTAGCAATGTGGAAGCAAAGGAATCAAGAAGGCCAGGCTGCACAGAGTACTTTTGATGATAAGGAACCAACCAGGTCTGTTGCTGATAAATTGAACAGTTCACCCAGTGGAATTGGGTTCTCATTGAAACCCAAGCCTAAGTCCGATGTTGGAAACCCAAG CTAAGTTGCTGGATATAATTCTCTTGGCCGAGGAACTGATGGCTCTCAAATACTGGATTCTGACATAAAGCCTAGACCTGTCAGTAATAGTCTAGGAACTACTGTTATGGGTGTCATAAGGGGCTCTGGCAGAGGAGCAATCAAGTCAGATACCACATTTCATGTATCATCTGATGTTGGCGGAAGCAATTATTCATCTAATATAACCACAAGGACAAGCGAGATAACTGCAAATGCTGAGACACATACTCCTGCACCCTTCAAAACAGATTTATCCTCTCTAGGATCATATTCTTCGTCTGGAGTTTCTGGGAGTGCTAAACGTCGGTTTTCTGAGGCACCAGGACAATCCCAGTATAGAGACCGTGCTGCAGAGAGACGAAGTTTATATGGATTATCTTCATCGCTTTCCAATGATGGACTGGATACAA CTGGTGACTATCCATCTCGAAAGGGTTCAAGTGAGATGGGATCCATGCCATTTCCTCCAGGGGTGGGTGAACGTTCTGTTGGTGAAATTGACAATACTGAAAATTATGAGGTGATCACTGCTGATAGAGCAATAGATGAGAACAATGTGGGCAACCGTATTCTGCGCAACATGGGTTGGCAAGAAGGATTG GGTCTTGGAAAGAACGGTAGTGGCATCAAGGAGCCGGTGCAGGCTAAGTCTGGTGACGTGAGGGCTGGGCTTGGTAGTCAGCAGAAGAAAGCAGCCGATCCAACTCTGGAGGCTCAAGCTGGTGATAGTTATAAAACCATAATCCAGAAGAAGGCCATTGCAAGATTCAGGGAGATGTCTTAA